A single window of Dermacentor albipictus isolate Rhodes 1998 colony chromosome 1, USDA_Dalb.pri_finalv2, whole genome shotgun sequence DNA harbors:
- the LOC135897351 gene encoding uncharacterized protein, with product MAEEAERFVAVGKQLGLEGTALQEFLREERAVHRERLTEQEQQKREEDERDKARSDRRLLEIEKELELLRAKSDCASSSGGSESLPNGSLVTAQFAGVSPQRLLAPFNDKADDLDAYLTRFERVAEAQGWAREQWATALSTCMTGEALSVFGRMPASEALSYDKVKRALLRRFRLTEEGFRKKLRTEAPQDNEAPSQFFVRLENYWERWVHLSEAPKSYEGIKDLLLAEQFLENCKPALAMFLREKKSRDILDMLQRADEYVSARDTVNFGKREARQGGQAGDNPDAGRGRRQSNSGTGLRCYLCSRTGHVASQCTSTNKKPEHTNREQPAARNVLACLEEDGYLELKDGQRLPVVNLGTSPAAGDLPVVAGRVAGKTVKVLRDSGCNIVIVNQDLVQPSEMTGRCRAVYLVDRSVRTLPEPRISIDTPYYRGEVLAACMKDPLFDLILGNIEGARAPAEPDGTWGETSARDEDNCAGPSIAEAQPPPVAAVTTRRQAQQQNFQAFRRLPVPSTLAEVTPEQMKEDQQRDTSLRQLFQLHREQRSVRCKGGGSFNIQLRDGLLYREYVPDSGSSTVQLIVPRQHRGKVLHLAHCGLMAGHLGKKKTTDRILADFFWPGVHGDTHAFVASCDICQKTASRGSVRKVPLEKMPLVDTPFRKVAIDILGPLKPVTRKGNRYILTLVDYATRFPEAIALPSIETERVAEALLQIFARVGVPEEMLSDRGSNFTSELMAEVGRLLSLRLQTTTPYHPMANGLVEKLNGTLKKMLRRMCTEQPKDWDRFIEPLLFAYREVPQASTGFSPFELLYGRNVRGPLAILKELWTGARLEEEVKTAYQYVIDLRERLETTCQMAHEALDEAGERYKRYYDRGAKARIMRPGDQVLLLLPTEHNKLAMKWKGPYVVKERKGEVDYVVDINGVGKTFHANMLKYHTREPAAETPVVTVAASASDRGMPMWPWGERGDYRDVAVSDKLHSQQAKELRAIIALHRDVFSEQPGYTDWAVCKLATTTQEPVHVKQYPLPFAVRQEVEAEVSTMLQMGVVERSHSPYNAPTVLIKKPDGTNRFCVDFRRLNEVLIPDSEPIPRADCLIAEVGGRKIFSKMDLSKGYWQVPLDEQSKEKTAFSAPSGLYQFKKMPFGIKTAPAVFAKLMRKLLDGIANVYHYYDDLLIATNNWQDHLDALGEVLARLREAGMTVHPKKCELGFD from the coding sequence TCGCGGGGGTCAGCCCCCAAAGACTACTGGCACCCTTTAATGACAAGGCGGACGACCTGGATGCATACCTGACGCGCTTTGAGCGAGTGGCCGAAGCCCAAGGATGGGCGAGGGAGCAATGGGCCACCGCCCTCAGTACGTGCATGACGGGAGAAGCGCTTAGCGTGTTCGGCCGCATGCCGGCATCGGAGGCGTTGTCTTACGACAAGGTGAAACGGGCCCTCCTACGTCGCTTCCGCCTGACAGAAGAGGGCTTCCGGAAGAAGTTAAGGACGGAAGCGCCCCAGGACAACGAAGCGCCATCGCAGTTCTTCGTCCGGCTGGAAAATTACTGGGAGAGATGGGTCCACCTCTCGGAGGCCCCGAAGTCCTACGAGGGGATCAAAGACCTCCTCCTAGCCGAACAGTTTCTCGAGAACTGCAAGCCCGCGCTGGCGATGTTCCTTAGGGAAAAAAAGAGCCGGGACATCCTGGATATGCTCCAGAGAGCCGACGAGTATGTGAGCGCCCGAGACACAGTAAACTTCGGCAAGCGGGAAGCAAGACAAGGAGGCCAAGCCGGGGACAATCCCGATGCGGGCCGAGGCAGGCGACAGTCCAACAGTGGAACAGGGCTCCGTTGTTACCTATGCTCCCGAACGGGACATGTTGCGTCACAATGCACGAGTACCAATAAGAAGCCGGAGCACACGAACAGGGAACAGCCGGCTGCTAGGAATGTCTTAGCCTGCCTTGAAGAGGACGGCTACCTCGAATTAAAGGACGGCCAGCGCTTGCCCGTCGTAAATCTGGGCACTTCACCGGCCGCGGGGGATCTCCCTGTAGTCGCAGGCCGTGTTGCCGGGAAGACCGTGAAGGTCCTGAGGGACAGTGGCTGCAACATCGTTATCGTCAACCAGGACCTTGTCCAGCCATCGGAGATGACAGGCCGATGCCGAGCCGTCTACCTCGTAGACCGTTCAGTGAGAACTTTGCCCGAGCCTCGAATAAGCATAGACACGCCCTACTACCGAGGGGAGGTCTTGGCGGCCTGCATGAAGGACCCACTCTTCGACCTCATCCTGGGGAACATCGAAGGTGCCCGAGCCCCGGCAGAGCCCGACGGTACGTGGGGTGAAACCTCCGCGCGGGATGAAGATAACTGTGCGGGGCCCTCGATAGCAGAAGCCCAGCCTCCGCCCGTAGCTGCTGTTACCACACGCCGGCAGGCCCAACAGCAGAACTTCCAGGCCTTCCGGAGATTGCCAGTGCCGTCCACCCTAGCTGAAGTCACTCCCGAACAAATGAAGGAGGACCAGCAGCGTGACACTTCCCTGCGACAGCTCTTTCAGCTACACAGAGAGCAACGCAGCGTGAGATGCAAGGGGGGCGGATCATTCAACATCCAACTGAGGGACGGTCTGCTGTACCGTGAATACGTGCCAGACTCGGGATCTAGCACGGTGCAGCTGATCGTGCCGAGACAACATCGCGGAAAAGTCCTCCACCTGGCACACTGCGGGCTAATGGCGGGTCACCTTGGAAAGAAGAAGACCACGGACCGCATACTGGCCGACTTCTTTTGGCCGGGAGTGCACGGAGATACGCACGCGTTCGTCGCTTCGTGCGACATTTGTCAGAAGACGGCCAGCCGGGGGTCCGTAAGGAAGGTACCACTCGAGAAGATGCCGCTGGTCGACACGCCGTTTCGCAAGGTCGCGATTGATATCCTGGGGCCGTTGAAACCAGTAACCCGAAAAGGTAACAGATACATCTTGACGCTGGTCGACTATGCAACCCGCTTTCCCGAAGCGATTGCCCTGCCGAGCATAGAAACCGAGCGAGTGGCCGAGGCACTGCTACAAATCTTCGCCCGAGTAGGCGTACCAGAAGAGATGCTGAGTGATAGGGGATCCAACTTCACCTCTGAACTCATGGCAGAGGTAGGACGGCTACTTTCGTTGCGTCTTCAGACGACGACCCCGTATCACCCCATGGCCAACGGCCTCGTGGAGAAGCTGAATGGGACATTGAAGAAGATGTTGCGGCGCATGTGTACTGAACAGCCCAAGGACTGGGACAGGTTCATCGAGCCGCTACTATTCGCCTACAGGGAAGTCCCACAGGCCAGCACCGGGTTCTCCCCATTCGAGCTATTGTACGGGCGGAACGTGCGGGGTCCGCTGGCCATACTCAAGGAGCTTTGGACCGGAGCGAGACTAGAGGAGGAAGTCAAGACGGCATACCAGTATGTCATTGACTTGAGAGAAAGGCTCGAAACGACATGTCAGATGGCACACGAGGCCCTCGATGAGGCAGGAGAGCGCTACAAGCGATACTATGATCGCGGAGCAAAGGCGAGGATTATGCGCCCGGGCGACCAAGTACTCCTACTGCTGCCTACCGAGCATAACAAGCTCGCTATGAAGTGGAAGGGGCCGTATGTCGTAAAGGAAAGGAAAGGCGAGGTGGACTACGTAGTTGACATCAATGGCGTTGGGAAAACGTTTCATGCGAACATGCTAAAGTACCACACCAGGGAACCGGCAGCTGAGACACCAGTCGTGACGGTGGCAGCAAGTGCCAGCGACCGAGGGATGCCAATGTGGCCCTGGGGGGAGCGAGGAGACTACCGCGACGTCGCGGTTTCCGACAAACTCCACTCGCAGCAAGCGAAGGAGTTGCGAGCCATAATCGCCCTACACCGTGATGTGTTTTCGGAGCAGCCAGGGTACACCGACTGGGCTGTGTGCAAGCTAGCCACAACGACGCAAGAACCTGTACATGTAAAACAGTACCCACTTCCCTTCGCAGTAAGACAAGAAGTGGAAGCCGAAGTCTCCACGATGCTTCAGATGGGGGTGGTAGAAAGGTCCCACTCACCATACAACGCCCCGACCGTACTGATAAAGAAACCCGATGGCACGAACCGTTTCTGCGTGGATTTCCGACGGCTGAACGAGGTTCTGATTCCCGACTCGGAACCGATCCCCAGAGCGGACTGTCTGATCGCTGAGGTGGGAGGCCGGAAAATATTTTCGAAGATGGATCTCTCAAAGGGATACTGGCAAGTGCCTCTAGACGAACAATCCAAGGAGAAGACAGCGTTCTCCGCGCCCAGCGGGCTCTATCAATTCAAGAAGATGCCGTTTGGCATAAAAACTGCTCCTGCTGTTTTCGCGAAACTCATGCGGAAACTTCTCGACGGCATCGCCAACGTCTACCATTACTACGACGACCTGTTGATCGCGACAAATAATTGGCAGGACCACTTAGATGCCTTGGGGGAAGTACTGGCGAGGCTACGAGAGGCGGGGATGACTGTCCACCCCAAGAAATGCGAACTGGGGTTCGATTAG